TCGTCGGCGGCGAGTGCTCGTACTGGGCCTGCATGCCGTCAAAGGCGCTGCTCCGCCCGGCACAGGCGCTGCGCGCCGCGCGCCAGGTGGACGGCGCGAAGGAGGCGGTGACCGGCGCGCTCGACGTGGCGGCGGTGCTGGCCCGGAGGGACTCGTTCACCCACAACTGGAACGACGAGAGCCAGGTCCAGTGGGCCGAGGGCACGGGCATCGCGGTCGTGCGCGGCCACGGCCGCCTCACCGCGCCCAAGGAGGTCACGGTCACCACGCCGGACGGCGGCGAGGTCGTGCTGCGCGCCCGGCACGCGGTGACCATCTCCACCGGCTCCGACCCGCTCATCCCGGACATCGACGGCCTCCACGACGCCGACCCGTGGACCAGCCGCGACGCCACCAGCGCCAAGGTCGCGCCGGAGAGCCTCGCGATCATCGGCGGCGGCGTGGTCGCCACCGAGATGGCCACGGCGTACGCGAGCTTCGGCACCCAGGTCACGCTGATCTCGCGCGGCGGGCTGCTGGCCGGCATGGAGCCGTTCGCCGGGGAGATGGTCGCAGAGGCGCTCCGCGACCTGGGCGTCAAGGTGCTGCTACAGACCGCGACGACCGGCGTGCACCGCACGGACGACGGCGTCACCGTGACGACCGGCGACGGTGGCACGGTGACCGCGCAGGAGGTGCTGGTCGCGACCGGCCGCACGCCGCGCACCACGGACATCGGCCTCGACGTGATCGGGCTGACACCGGGCGACTGGCTGGAGACCGACGACACGATGCTGGTCAAGGGCTTCGACTGGCTGTACGCGACCGGCGACGTCAACCACCGCGCGCTCCTCACCCACCAGGGCAAGTACCAGGCGCGGGCGGCCGGCGACGTGATCGCCGCCCGGGCCGCCGGCCGGCCGGTCTCGGACGGCCCGTGGGGCACGCACGCGGCGACGGCGGACCACGAGGCGGTACCGCAGGTGACGTTCACCGACCCGGAGGTGGCGTCGGTCGGCCTCACGCTGAAGGCGGCCACCGACGCCGGCTACCGGGTCCGCTCCGTCGACTACGAGATCGGAAACGTGGCCGGGGCGAGCGTCTACGCGGACGGGTACAAGGGCACCGCCCGCATGGTCGTCGACGAGGACCGCAAGGTGGTGCTCGGCGTGACGTTCGTGGGACCGGACGTGAGCGAGCTGCTGCAGGCCGCGACGGTCGCGGTGGTCGCCCAGGTGCCGATCGACCGGCTGTGGCACGCCGTGCCGGCGTACCCGACGATCAACGAGATCTGGCTGCGCCTGCTGGAGTCGTACGGCCGGCCCTAACCGCGCGTGATCGCGCCGTGCGGGAGTACCGCATGCGCGCCGACCACCTGGTTGACGATCTGGGTGACGCGCAGGTCGACCGCCACGCTGGCCAGCGCGATCGCGTCCCGGCGGGAGACGTCGAGCAGGCGCTGGAGCAGGGCGAACATGCCTTCAAGCGCCGCGTACGCCGCGTCGTCGAGCGTGTCGCCGAGCCCGAGCGTGAGCCAGTCGCCGGACGGCGTGCGCGCCGCCGGCGCGGCCAGCTCCCAGTCGTCCCGCAGCCCGAACGTCAGCTCGACCCGCTCCATCGGGCACTCGATGGCGGTACCGCTGACCTCGCCGTCACCCTGCGCGGCGTGCCCGTCACCCGCGGAGAAGAGCCCGCCCGCCACCGGTATCGGCAGGTAGAGCGTGCTGCCCGCGACGAGTTCCTTGCAGTCGAGGTTGCCGCCGTGCGCGCGGGGCGGCGTGGTCGAGTGCTCCCCCGGCTCGGCCGGCGGCATGCCCATCACGCCGAGGAACGGGCGCAGCGCCACCGTGTGCCCGTGCTGGTTGCGGCCGGTCATCGCCGTCGTGTCGAGGTCCCACGTCTGGCCGGTCATGCCTTCGACCTCGCCGTACCGCTCGTTGAACACGCTCGGCCACCCACCCGCCACGGTGGTGCCCCAGGGGCCGGGCACGACCGTGTCCACGCGCACCTCGAGCACCATGCCCGGCTCGGCGCCGCGGATGGCGATCGGGCCGGCGAGCGCGTGGCCGTACCCGTCGCGGTGGTGCTCGCTGCGCGGCCGGTCCTCCAGGCTCCCGCCCGTGTACGGCCCGGTGAACCAGAACGCGTCCAATGTGGAGAAGCGCACCGTGTCGCCGGGATCCACGGTGACGATGGGCGCGTAGTCACGGGAGAAGTAGCCGTGCGGGGTCGGTCCGCCGAGTTCGATCGCGTGCGATATCCCCATGGCCCGCACTATCGCCCACGCGCGGCGGCGGCGCAAAGCCTTATGCCGGTCAGGCGGCGTCGCGCTCCTAGACGATCTATTCCAAGGGGTCAGTGGTCGTAGGCGGTCAGTGAGCGCATGATCGGTTGGCCGGTGTGCCAGTTATGCCAGATGGCTGCGGTCAGGGCGAGGAGGCGTTGCAGGACGCGGATGGCGACGCCGGCGGGGGTTCGGCCGCCGTGGCGTTCGAGGTTGAGTTGGTCTTTGAGGGTGTCGTTGACCGACTCGATGTTCTGCCGGACGGCGCGGAGCAGGGTCTTTCCGGGTCGTGGCGGGTCGGTGCGGTACGCGGGCCGGATGACCTCGATGGTGGCTTCGTTGAGCCAGTCTTCGGTACGGCGGTCGCGGTAGCCCTTGTCCACGACCAGGATCAGACCGTCGGGGTGGTGGAACATGGCCGGTTGCAAACAGATCAGGTCGACCAGTACGTCACGCTCGTCGGCCTTCGGGTTGGTCAGGGCGAATGCGACGGGTAGGCCGTGCACGGTGGTGACCAGGTGTAGGCGCAGGCCCCAGAATCTGCGGGAGTGGGAGGCGCAGTAGCCGTATCCGGCCCAGCCGGCCAGGTCGGAGTTTTGGGTGGTGGTGCGGGAGGTGCCGCACTGCACTGGGGTGGAGTCGGCCAGGCGGATCGGGTGGTGCCACAGGTCGGTGTCGGCGGCCAGCAGCGCGATCAGGTGTGCCAGTTGGGTGGTCAGGGCACGTAGGCGTTTGTTGTAGCCGGGCTGTTTGGGCAGGTACGGGAACAGGTGCCCGATGTCCTTGCGGGCCCGGCGTAGCCACCGGGTCTCGTGGTGGTGGCCGAGCAGCACCTGCAGCACCGCGACGGTGATCAGTTCCGCATCGGTGATCTTCGGGTCGATGCCGACCGTAGGTCGGTACCGGTTGAGCTGCGGGGACGCCTTCAACTCGTCGTCGATCTTCACGTACAGTGCGGTGGCGAGGGTGTCCAGATCGACGTGCACGTGGCCTCCATGGTCATCGTTGCTCAGCAACGTCGATCATGGACGCCCTCGTCTTCGCTTGCTGCCCCGTACCCCCCTTGGAATAGATCGTCTAGGGTGCGAGCGTGGGCAGCACGCCCGTGACGTCGAGGACGCGGGCGACCGCGCCGTGCGGGTTTTCCACCCGGTACCTCAAGCCGGCGGCCGATGCCTCGCGAAAGCCGCCGACAAGCGCGCCGATGCCTGTCGAATCGAGGAACGTCACCCGATCGAGGTCGATGACCACACCGTGCAGCCGCTGGGTCGCGGCCCCGGCTAATGCCTCACCCTGGCCTTTGAGGAGCACGTCGATGCTGGACAGATCGATCTCACCGGCGAGCGCCAGCCGAACGTAGCCAGAGGCTACACGGACGGTGGTCGTCAGCTGAGTCATGTGAAGACCTCCAGCCCCTACCCTGCCACACACGCCACCGGGCCGGTATCCACCGCAGGACTAGGATCACCGTGACCGGGACTCGGCTTTACGCGGTGGGACGTGGGTGACTGGTGCGATGGAAGCGGCG
The window above is part of the Phytohabitans houttuyneae genome. Proteins encoded here:
- a CDS encoding IS982 family transposase, which codes for MHVDLDTLATALYVKIDDELKASPQLNRYRPTVGIDPKITDAELITVAVLQVLLGHHHETRWLRRARKDIGHLFPYLPKQPGYNKRLRALTTQLAHLIALLAADTDLWHHPIRLADSTPVQCGTSRTTTQNSDLAGWAGYGYCASHSRRFWGLRLHLVTTVHGLPVAFALTNPKADERDVLVDLICLQPAMFHHPDGLILVVDKGYRDRRTEDWLNEATIEVIRPAYRTDPPRPGKTLLRAVRQNIESVNDTLKDQLNLERHGGRTPAGVAIRVLQRLLALTAAIWHNWHTGQPIMRSLTAYDH
- a CDS encoding dihydrolipoyl dehydrogenase family protein, whose amino-acid sequence is MESTEYDLIVLGAGAVGENVADRAVQGGLTAVLVEHELVGGECSYWACMPSKALLRPAQALRAARQVDGAKEAVTGALDVAAVLARRDSFTHNWNDESQVQWAEGTGIAVVRGHGRLTAPKEVTVTTPDGGEVVLRARHAVTISTGSDPLIPDIDGLHDADPWTSRDATSAKVAPESLAIIGGGVVATEMATAYASFGTQVTLISRGGLLAGMEPFAGEMVAEALRDLGVKVLLQTATTGVHRTDDGVTVTTGDGGTVTAQEVLVATGRTPRTTDIGLDVIGLTPGDWLETDDTMLVKGFDWLYATGDVNHRALLTHQGKYQARAAGDVIAARAAGRPVSDGPWGTHAATADHEAVPQVTFTDPEVASVGLTLKAATDAGYRVRSVDYEIGNVAGASVYADGYKGTARMVVDEDRKVVLGVTFVGPDVSELLQAATVAVVAQVPIDRLWHAVPAYPTINEIWLRLLESYGRP
- a CDS encoding acetamidase/formamidase family protein, with protein sequence MGISHAIELGGPTPHGYFSRDYAPIVTVDPGDTVRFSTLDAFWFTGPYTGGSLEDRPRSEHHRDGYGHALAGPIAIRGAEPGMVLEVRVDTVVPGPWGTTVAGGWPSVFNERYGEVEGMTGQTWDLDTTAMTGRNQHGHTVALRPFLGVMGMPPAEPGEHSTTPPRAHGGNLDCKELVAGSTLYLPIPVAGGLFSAGDGHAAQGDGEVSGTAIECPMERVELTFGLRDDWELAAPAARTPSGDWLTLGLGDTLDDAAYAALEGMFALLQRLLDVSRRDAIALASVAVDLRVTQIVNQVVGAHAVLPHGAITRG
- a CDS encoding STAS domain-containing protein, translating into MTQLTTTVRVASGYVRLALAGEIDLSSIDVLLKGQGEALAGAATQRLHGVVIDLDRVTFLDSTGIGALVGGFREASAAGLRYRVENPHGAVARVLDVTGVLPTLAP